Proteins co-encoded in one Cupriavidus metallidurans CH34 genomic window:
- a CDS encoding chromate resistance protein ChrB domain-containing protein: MTATYAAFMTPALNVPNSAPNAWLLLIVSLPTSSATARMRIWRAVRTLGCAALRDGAYLLPAHAEQAMQLRILADDALQEEGQAWLLRVQAGDAAEDSAYRALFDRTPDYTRWLAELSEARKTLPDLVAAERSRLQRRHARAYDTIRKIDFFPNEATVRADAQWRDFAAAIEATQSPGEPHAAAGGIPRRDPSQYQGRLWATRRNLWVDRVASAWLIRRFIDPHAGFLWLANPADCPADALGFDFDGATFTHVGTRVSFEVLLASFGLDDNPGLVRLGAMVHALDVGGSTVPEASGFEAILAGARKRLADDDALLTEVGTVLDSLYAHFSGNRKP; the protein is encoded by the coding sequence ATGACGGCTACCTATGCTGCCTTCATGACACCCGCCCTCAATGTACCCAACTCCGCACCCAACGCCTGGCTTCTGCTGATAGTCAGCCTTCCCACGTCCAGCGCGACGGCACGCATGCGCATCTGGCGCGCCGTCAGGACGCTGGGGTGCGCCGCATTGCGCGACGGCGCCTATCTGTTGCCGGCACACGCCGAGCAGGCCATGCAGTTGCGCATCCTCGCCGACGACGCCTTGCAGGAAGAAGGCCAGGCCTGGCTGCTTCGCGTTCAGGCTGGCGATGCGGCTGAAGACAGCGCCTACCGGGCGCTGTTCGATCGCACGCCCGACTACACCCGCTGGCTCGCCGAGTTGTCCGAGGCGCGCAAGACGTTGCCCGATCTCGTCGCTGCGGAACGGAGTCGCCTGCAGCGTCGTCACGCCCGCGCATACGACACCATCCGCAAGATCGACTTCTTTCCGAATGAAGCCACCGTTCGCGCGGACGCGCAATGGCGCGACTTTGCCGCGGCGATCGAAGCCACGCAATCTCCCGGCGAACCTCACGCCGCAGCCGGCGGCATTCCACGCCGAGATCCGTCCCAGTATCAAGGCCGGCTGTGGGCGACGCGCCGGAATCTGTGGGTCGATCGCGTCGCCAGTGCCTGGCTGATCCGGCGCTTCATCGATCCGCACGCTGGGTTCCTCTGGCTCGCCAATCCGGCCGACTGCCCGGCCGATGCACTGGGGTTCGACTTCGACGGCGCTACCTTTACCCACGTCGGCACGCGCGTGTCGTTCGAAGTGCTGCTGGCCAGCTTCGGGCTCGACGACAACCCCGGACTGGTCCGGCTCGGCGCAATGGTCCATGCGCTGGACGTGGGTGGATCGACCGTCCCCGAGGCCAGCGGCTTCGAAGCCATCCTGGCTGGCGCGCGCAAGAGACTGGCCGATGACGATGCGCTGTTGACGGAGGTCGGCACGGTGCTCGATTCCCTCTATGCCCATTTCTCCGGCAACCGGAAACCATAA